The Mastomys coucha isolate ucsf_1 unplaced genomic scaffold, UCSF_Mcou_1 pScaffold14, whole genome shotgun sequence genome window below encodes:
- the Ndufaf4 gene encoding NADH dehydrogenase [ubiquinone] 1 alpha subcomplex assembly factor 4 yields the protein MGARVTRAFRNFNVEKRAEREISKRKPSMAPKHPSTRGLLQEHLSQYPEIEEEVSRKDNKLLSLLKNVYVDSKDPLPSLPVKNVERQQELKEFRLPIGDHFNQHITDIPKGKITVIEALTLLNNHKLSPETWTAEKIAQEYHLEPKDVNSLLKYFVTFEVKIFPPEDKKKAIQSK from the exons ATGGGGGCTCGCGTGACCCGCGCCTTCAGGAACTTCAACGTGGAGAAGCGAGCGGAGCGGGAGATCAGCAAGAGGAAGCCCTCCATGGCACCCAAGCACCCTTCCACCCGCGGCCTCCTGCAGGAGCACCTGAGTC agTATCCAGAAATCGAAgaagaagtttctagaaaagATAACAAGCTGCTGTCATTACTAAAAAATGTCTATGTCGATTCCAAAGATCCGCTGCCCTCCTTGCCG GTAAAAAATGTTGAACGACAGCAAGAACTAAAGGAATTCAGACTGCCGATAGGAGATCACTTTAATCAGCATATCACGGACATTCCCAAAGGCAAGATTACTGTTATAGAAGCATTGACCCTTCTCAATAACCATAAACTTTCTCCAGAAACATGGACTGCTGAGAAAATCGCCCAAGAATACCATTTAGAGCCGAAGGATGTGAATTCCCTTCTcaaatattttgttacttttgAAGTCAAAATCTTTCCTCCTGAAGACAAGAAGAAAGCAATACAatcaaaatga